The nucleotide window GCTATCATTTGGGTGTGGCGCGATTTGAGGCCTCTAACGGTCTCGACTTGGATGATGTTTTTCACTTGGCCTTCTTTCTGTGATGGGATTTGGCATAGTCCATTCTCTAGATCTGTTGAGGGGTCTGCTTTGCTCACGTCTGCTGTCTGGATCGGGGCATTGCGGGTGGAGATCGGGTTTGAATCTGACATTGTGTGCTCGTGCGATAATTTTCCTTGGATAAAGATACTCTAGTTATGATATGTGATTGACTTCCAAAGATTCAAGTCAAAGCTCATAGTGGTTTTAGTGATATAAGTATCAAGTGATCCTATATCTGCCTATCAGCATAATCTGCATTTTAGAAAGCATTATGTACAGCATCTTGCATAAAGTGACTCGGCCCATCCCAGCCAGAGGCCACGCGTGATATGCTGTCAGCATTTACCGAGACGATCCAATGATATTCAAGCTTTCTACAATATCAATGCCAAGGTGATAAGTACAAAAGAGATAAGGGCAAGGGAATTGCAAGCCCGTCCCGGAAGTCAATATCTTGAGGTCAGCCGTTGCGGGGAAAGGTGCCAGATATGACTCGGCTCCCGGGCTCTTGTTAATCCATCGTGGTAAATATTTCCTGCTTGTGTTCAGACTTGCGTTTTAGAGTCGTGGACGCAATAGTGGATTTATTGTTTTTTCTTGTCGGCTTGTTAATTCTTATGCCTTGTATGCGCAGCCGAGCGTTTTGATTTAGACAGTATTAAAAGTTCAATATTTGGATTATCGAgtgtattattatctaattaaattttgATATAATTGCGAGAATATTCCGCATATAttgctttccttccttaTCATCCTCCTTTATTATACATTTTCTTATGATTGTGTCCATTCAGTAGAGGGTACAGAAGTGAGACAGACTGAGAATCCCACCTATTGTTGACGCCGACGAGCAATGTAGCAGACTTAGACCAACCTCCGTTGCCTAAGATATTCGTAATCGGGCATTGCCTCGTGAACCCTCTTGAGAATAAAATTAGCCACCTTGTCGCCAAATTCATGCTTCCACCTTTCCGCCTCCGAAGCAATATGGACAACCTCCGGCGCCTTCTCTTTTAACACCCCGGAGGATCCCATCAGAGTTGTTCTCATGGAAGTTTCAGCTTTTTGAAGTATGGAGTCTTGCTCGGAAGCTCCATCTCCTGACGAAGATTTATCCTCAGGACCGACACTCTCCCACTCAAACTTTAAAACTGTGGGGTCGAGTCCCGTTTGCTCGCAGAATTTTACCATAGAGCTCTTATTATGGATAAGGTCAGAGGCATCCAAAATGATTGGATGCGCCTGTCCCTTCCGGCGAACACACCAATCGTAGAGCATCCGTGTCCAGCGTAGAGTTAGAGTAATTTTCAAATAACTCTCCGACAACAGACCCTCGAAGGGATTATCACCCGAAGGATAGAGATCCTTCAGAGCCCGATCAGCCCGGTACATCGATGGGAAAACTAAGGCAGGATGTCGGATGAGAAATGCCAGTTGCCATGTAGCCAGGTACCCGTCTGGGAGGACAGTTTCATTCAATGGAGGAAGTCCTTTCGACCGGCCATACTTGCTATCCACACGAACCCGGAAGAATGAGTGGTAATCGGGCGCCATTAAAGCGGCCAAGGCATCTCCATTGGTGGTGTCGGCATCATGCAGCATCCTAGAAATGGCGGCCGGGTTCATCAGCCAAGATATATGCTCTTTGACGAAGAAAACTTTCCCTTCATCACGGGCTAAGGCGGAGGATCCTTCCAGGGTCTCCAGACACTGTTGGAGGACCCCCTGAACCTCCAGGGCTTGTTTCAGTGTCCATTGTGAGATGGGCTTGCTGAGGAGGTCATCTTTGATCAATCTAAGATATGTCGGTGTGAAACAATACCCGCCTTATCGTTGGTGATGGCACCTGGCTGATCGCTAATAGAGAGTATCTTCAATAATAGATTGGACGCGGTCCGAGGCATGCTTAACAGCAGCACGCGGCGAGGAGGGCTCTGGGTACTATCCATGCTGGGGGTTTGAATCATGAAGACTGCGTGGTAGGTAGGGGGATCAGAAAGCAATCGATGGAAACTTTCGAGAAGGTAAAACGGAAGTGAAATCAAATTCGAAGTACCCTTGATGTCTCTGTGGAATAGACAGAATTGATTGTGAGACAAAGAATGTAGGGGTCGTGAAAGCGGAGTTCCCGCCGCAGAGCCTACTGGCTGGTGACCATCAAGCTGGTAAGGGTATTCCTATATTTGAGGGCCCTCTCCGCGGACTGAACTAGACTGATCATTCCTCACACTCCCGAGGACAGTGAAGACAATGTTGGCGCACTAACCACTAGACCAAAAGCAATATACCGCTTTTGGCCAGCTAGGCGATAGAGAGATACATGTTCCAACAGTTAATCAACTTGCGAGACCAGAGATAAACTGGGGTGAAGTCAGTGCACATCGGGAACTATACAGTTGAAATGCATAAAGGTTGGCCATGGCGCGAGAACTTTGCATTGTTCGGGTGATGTTAGAGATAGGTTTGACTACAAGTGAGGAGCGAGTCTTGAGATTTGAGAGAGGAACAAACGGAAATGGTATTGCGGAAATCCCTCTAAAGTGGGTCACACCATCGAAGAATGTCTAAAAATAGCCATTATGTGATGACATTTCCGGCGCTTATCGTTTGTTGGtcagattgattgactgatatATCGAAACTTACGCAGATAACAATGCACCAGCATACAGCCAGCTGTAATACTCCTATGATTAATAGCCAAGTTGACATATGGGTTGGGTATCCCTATCTTGGCGGTGCGGCTGCCATAAGAATGTGAAGCAAGGGAACGTGAAACTATCTACATATATGGTATAATGATTATAACATACGCCAAGCTGAGATTTTGCTCACATTTCTTTCTAGGGGCGCATACCTAAGCCGCGATATGTCTACTCCAGCCGAGATAACCTGCAAAGACCACGCACATATGAAAGCTAATTATGGAGTACTTCATAATATTCAGGTATTTGATTCTAGTATGGTACAGCGGAGACGGACTGATTTAGGCTGGTCACACTCCAGTATTACCCCTTCTGCCGTTCCATGTCAGTTCCCAACTATCCGCTTTCCATGCAAAGTGGCAGAACCCCTTGAAGATCCTCGATTCCCGTTATTGCAGACTAACTATGCAGCAAAGCAGCATTAGGTATCCTCATACTTGCCACGGCATTCTCTTTCCATGAGGTTCAAAGCTTCGGAGACGTCACAGGTGGCTCTTAGGCTGGGAGCAGCATCCGGAAGAATTCTGGCTGGCGGGCTTCTCTGTAAGCTCCACACTCTTGTTGAATGCCTGTGTGGACGGAGGGACATCGTTCGCTGGGTTGAAAAGGCAGAAATTATAAGGGCTCAGCCGAACCTGTGCCATTTCGGCCGGCATAACTGGGAAGTCCTCTACACGCGGGTTATGAGTGAAGCCGTAAGTATGCCAGATGACAATATCATCGTTTCGGACCGAGTCTCGAGCTTCGCTAATCCATGATTTGATACCAGTACCACCAAGGGATTGATTCGTGTAGTCACCCGCTGGGAACAGCTGACGGTCCTTGTACTTCGTGACCCAGATCGGGCTCTCACAGAATTCCGACCGGCGCGAATGCCAGGAGCCAGGGCGAGCAAGCAGCATCTACAAGCGTTAGTGTTGTCCAAAATTGAAAAGTCTGACCGACTTACTTGAGAGCGATGAGGCACGAGTTTGTACCCAATTGGAGTCAACGACACGGGGTTTTGGACATTCTCGTTCAAAATTTTGAAGACTCTTCCCTTCGAGATGTCGTCCTCCACAGTTCCTGCCCGATCAAGTATCTGCTGTTGGGTTATAAAACCGGTACCAAGGGGGTTCAGATCCTCGTCCCAGGGAAGGGGAACAGTGTCGGTAGACGCAAAACTATTCTTGTGGCCGCCCACGGCTGGATCGATACGCAGGTTGAAGAGATGCTGATGATACGGGGCCATCACTCCGTCCGCAACACGGGTGCCCCAGGCTACCTTGGCATCTTTGTCGATTGGCTGGGTAGAGAGAATACCCGTAGCACGGGTTTCGAAGGCGAGTTCTCCCGACTGATCGAAGTACCACatgaaaatatattcatAGTTGGCCACGGTGATGATCGTTTGCAAGACAAGCTGCCGCTTTCTCACTACCGTTGCCTTTCCAGTTCGGTGGTTGGTATGCTTCCACTGGATGCCGTTATCAATCTCATGGATGCAAATAGCATTCGGCCTAGGCGCAGGGCTTCCATCTTTGGCGACAACACATCCGTCAAGGTATTTGATGAGGCCGAGGCAGTCACAGCCCACTGTTATGAGTAATATAGTCAGACATATATTGCAAGCCTGGACAAAGGGGAAAGAGCGTACATTGAAGGTTGTTTGCAGTCACACCTGCACCGACGTTTCCCAGGTCAAATGCACCCTTTCGATAAACCGGGTTACGGGGATCGCCGTATGGCACAAACATTTCCGAAAGTGAGAGGCGATAGAAGGCGCTCTTTCCATCGAAAGACACATCATGAAGGGTCATTCCTGATCAGTATTAGTATCTTGGTTATTCCTCCAAAGTTTGGGGTACAGCTCACCTTCACGCCAATTGAACCCAACGCGGAAGCGCCATTTCTCCCATTCGATCAAGTACCCATTGACTGTATAGGACGCCCCTTCTGGCTGAATTACTTGGTAGGGCTTTAGGGTAGTCCGAGGAGGGTTTTTCTGCAAGCGATGATCATATTCTGGCTCGACGGGGTTGGTCCGACGATGAGGCACAGCCGAACCAATAGCAGTGGCGGTTTGGTCCGATCCCAAAGGCAGACGAATAATTTTTATCACTTCCATCTTGCAGAGATCTACAATGACCATGAAATCCAGAGGGAAGCTATAATGACTGGAATCGGGGTCATTATTCTTGGGATTTCGCATGTACATGAAGACCTGAGAATGAACCTGTCAGCTAATTGTGCACGAGGCGGCGGTTCAGCAACGCAGTACCTGGGTGCGACGAGTCTGTGTATCTTCACCATCTACGCCGTAATCCCAAGGATCGAGGACGACGGTGGTGTCATCAATTTGAAGTCTCTTAATCTCCGCCTGGACACGAGGATCCTTCATGACAACCTGCGCCGCTTCGTTCATCTCCACCCGGTCGACCGGTCCATGAAAGTCGCGTGGAAGCTCTTTATGATGGACAAGACTCTGTCTGGAGAGGTCCACGATGCCTTCGAACAGACGAGGGGTGTACTCAATGTACCAAATGAGGAAGATCTGACGGGGGATGAAGGGAAGGGGCCGACCATGGTGCTCTGCGTCCAGGAAGTCAACAAGAGCAGCTTTAGGTGGCTCTTCCAGTCCAGCTGCTTTGAAGTGGAGTGAGATCCCATTGTATTTGGCTTTCACTAAATCAGTCGCCTGCCGGATTTCGTCCGGGCTGGCTGGATCCAAAGGGTGGCACGACATCGTGAAGAGAGGTGATTAGGTGACAACTTGATAGGTGAGAAGATGAAAGATGCAAAGATGAAGTTGGTCAGTGTTAACGCCTCCAGCGAGAAATATATATCGCATCGTGGGGCCGAGTCAGCGAGCAGAACAGAGTCACTGAACACCGGCCGAGTTGAACGTCGAGTATGCATGTTTCCACACGGTGGGCTGGGCTGAGTGCAGATGTCCGGACCTTAAGGCAGTGACAGACTGTCATTAACTCTCCCATGCCCCCAATCTTCCACGATCACCGCACATGATAGAGCGTGATGTGCAGTATGCTCTACATAACTCCGCGACAAAGCGGAGTCGGAATGTCCGATTGCGATCGTGTTCGCCAGCTGCTGCCAGCATGCGCATCCGCGGGAATTCCTTCTCCTTAAGGTACGAAGCCCCTGCAAGTGTATCTCACCGGGTATTTGATTGGTGTATCGGCCAGTCTCATCCAATTACCCACGCTATGCGACGATAGAGGCAAGGTGGCAACCGCATCAGATAAGAGAATATTGGCAACAtcggaaggaggaggatgcgggGAAAAGTTTGGGGCCGAGTCACCACTTatccgcatcttcatcccGTATCCCAGCGTTTCTGGACGCCGTTcctaccatcaccatgccACGTCGCGTATGGTcaaccgaagaagacgaaaagcTCATAGCCCTTGTTGAGCAGTTGGGAGATAAGCGTGGCAGAGACAGTAAATGGACTGAGATCTCCAAGAACCTCCCAGGGCGGACAAACAAGGTCCATCCTTCCGGAGACAGTTTGCGGGTTGAATACTGACGACAACACCAGGATTGTCGAAAGCGTTGGTTCCATTCCCTAGACCCAAAACTGCGCAAAGGTCGCTGGaccaaagaggaagacgagatTCTCCTCGCCGCTCATCGGCGACTGGGACCTGCTTGGAAGGAAATCGGTACGCTGTTGCATTGATTCGTCTTCTTTTGAATGCAATTTGCTGAGTAATATCTGAGCAGCACTTCTCATCAAGGGCCGAAAGGATGATCAATGTGCGAAGCGATATACCGATATTCTAGACCCCTCTGTGAAAAACCGCCTCAGAAGTTGGTCGCCAGAGGAAGACCACTATTTGACGACAAAGGTAAAGGAACTGGGGCATAGATGGGCTACGATATCATCGGGACTACCGGGTCGTCCTCCTTTGACTTGTCGAAATCGGTGGAGAAGACTATGCAAAGAAATCACAACCATGCCAACTCAACCCAGCCAAGGCCAGGACGATTCCACGGAATtatcaccatcctccggcTCTGGCTCAATTTATCCAGGCTCTAGCAGTGGAAACGCTAGTTCCATGGACAACGGCTCGCAGGAAGATGGCGAAAGCCCCGATGTTCATCTGGATGCGATGGATATGGCCACCGGATTGTCGGAAAACATATTATTATCCTCACCATTCGACCTGAACGATGCAGCTATTCTTTCCATGCGTTACCCAGATGAAGGCTATATGTCACTTCAATATGACTCGGGAATGTTCTCGTATCCTCTCGTGCAGAACCAAACCCCTGAGAGCAACCACACAAGAACACACACCGGGCATCTATCATCGAACGAGAACGCCGAGATGAATACAATACCAAGAGATTCCCCCTCGATCTCGAGCCCTGAGGGTCGGGCTGGAGACCGCGACCGGCTTATGTCAAACAACTCCGATATCAGGGG belongs to Aspergillus luchuensis IFO 4308 DNA, chromosome 3, nearly complete sequence and includes:
- a CDS encoding uncharacterized protein (COG:S;~EggNog:ENOG410PNHN;~InterPro:IPR027417) — its product is MNPAAISRMLHDADTTNGDALAALMAPDYHSFFRVRVDSKYGRSKGLPPLNETVLPDGYLATWQLAFLIRHPALVFPSMYRADRALKDLYPSGDNPFEGLLSESYLKITLTLRWTRMLYDWCVRRKGQAHPIILDASDLIHNKSSMVKFCEQTGLDPTVLKFEWESVGPEDKSSSGDGASEQDSILQKAETSMRTTLMGSSGVLKEKAPEVVHIASEAERWKHEFGDKVANFILKRVHEAMPDYEYLRQRRLV
- a CDS encoding uncharacterized protein (COG:Q;~EggNog:ENOG410PVQY;~InterPro:IPR000269,IPR015798,IPR016182,IPR036460;~PFAM:PF01179;~go_function: GO:0005507 - copper ion binding [Evidence IEA];~go_function: GO:0008131 - primary amine oxidase activity [Evidence IEA];~go_function: GO:0048038 - quinone binding [Evidence IEA];~go_process: GO:0009308 - amine metabolic process [Evidence IEA];~go_process: GO:0055114 - oxidation-reduction process [Evidence IEA]); its protein translation is MYMRNPKNNDPDSSHYSFPLDFMVIVDLCKMEVIKIIRLPLGSDQTATAIGSAVPHRRTNPVEPEYDHRLQKNPPRTTLKPYQVIQPEGASYTVNGYLIEWEKWRFRVGFNWREGMTLHDVSFDGKSAFYRLSLSEMFVPYGDPRNPVYRKGAFDLGNVGAGVTANNLQLGCDCLGLIKYLDGCVVAKDGSPAPRPNAICIHEIDNGIQWKHTNHRTGKATVVRKRQLVLQTIITVANYEYIFMWYFDQSGELAFETRATGILSTQPIDKDAKVAWGTRVADGVMAPYHQHLFNLRIDPAVGGHKNSFASTDTVPLPWDEDLNPLGTGFITQQQILDRAGTVEDDISKGRVFKILNENVQNPVSLTPIGYKLVPHRSQMLLARPGSWHSRRSEFCESPIWVTKYKDRQLFPAGDYTNQSLGGTGIKSWISEARDSVRNDDIVIWHTYGFTHNPRVEDFPVMPAEMAQVRLSPYNFCLFNPANDVPPSTQAFNKSVELTEKPASQNSSGCCSQPKSHL
- a CDS encoding uncharacterized protein (COG:K;~EggNog:ENOG410PIZZ;~InterPro:IPR001005,IPR009057,IPR017930;~PFAM:PF00249,PF13921), with the protein product MPRRVWSTEEDEKLIALVEQLGDKRGRDSKWTEISKNLPGRTNKDCRKRWFHSLDPKLRKGRWTKEEDEILLAAHRRLGPAWKEIALLIKGRKDDQCAKRYTDILDPSVKNRLRSWSPEEDHYLTTKVKELGHRWATISSGLPGRPPLTCRNRWRRLCKEITTMPTQPSQGQDDSTELSPSSGSGSIYPGSSSGNASSMDNGSQEDGESPDVHLDAMDMATGLSENILLSSPFDLNDAAILSMRYPDEGYMSLQYDSGMFSYPLVQNQTPESNHTRTHTGHLSSNENAEMNTIPRDSPSISSPEGRAGDRDRLMSNNSDIRGQETSPTNGLHTFNADNIRLALDSFTQSAEPDQNAIEEAAVQQVLTSAQWTSSNSRDALSRSYPTQAQEVHHHHHFHHHFHHHHYHHQSHGT